From a single Aedes aegypti strain LVP_AGWG unplaced genomic scaffold, AaegL5.0 Primary Assembly AGWG_AaegL5_hic_scaff_815_PBJ_arrow, whole genome shotgun sequence genomic region:
- the LOC110681409 gene encoding uncharacterized protein LOC110681409 — protein sequence MRVFCDGQLYMFYCDLSHASLDDDDLHMIAFSFVSAIFSFTEILFIINGTSKFSDKLMQALEQLQRIGIVCLDSRLTECIYGLSKVVQCMQEETVMFYCFALNNSFLTTIITPLSWLEYAGSC from the exons ATGAGAGTGTTCTGCGATGGTCAA CTGTATATGTTCTACTGTGATCTCTCCCATGCTTCGCTCGATGATGACGATTTGCATATGATTGCCTTCTCATTCGTATCTGCGATTTTCAGCTTTACCGAGATTTTATTCATCATCAATGGAACATCGAAGTTTTCCGATAAG ttgatGCAAGCTCTTGAGCAACTACAGCGGATTGGAATTGTTTGCCTGGACAGCAGACTGACCGAATGC ATTTACGGCTTAAGTAAGGTTGTCCAATGTATGCAAGAGGAAACAGTCATGTTTTACTGCTTTGCGCTGAACAATTCGTTCCTGACGACG ATTATCACGCCGCTATCGTGGCTCGAGTACGCTGGATCCTGCTGA